ATTGTGACCAAATTATAACTACGACGTGTGTTTTACGGCAAAATTATGTTCCTTGTGTTTGGTAAGTATTTAGCATCCTGGTTTTGTCATTTTCTGCAGCATACTTTGGCTAATGATTGCAAACAAAATGCCAATTGAAGAACTTTATTCCATATGTTGGGTTTCTTAATGTTATTTCTTGATAACCAAGAATTTTGAAAAGATGGAATATCTGTCTTGTTGGTCATTTAttaaaagaaattaattttatttcccAACATTTGACTCGGTAGCAAATCTTGCGTGTGGTTCTGTAGTACGCTCCCACGGAACTTACCAGAGCACGATTCCTCCTAGATACTCCTGTTCTTTTTTCATTCGACAGAGGTCGGGTGAAGGATAGCATACCAGCATTCATCACACCACAAAATGTGGTCTGTCCTTTTTTCATTTGACAGAGCTGAAGGATAACATACGAGCATTCATAATTCATTTGGTGCTGAGACACTACAAAATGTGTGAGTTCCATGCCAAATGACCAGTTATGATGAAGCACACACCCCCGGAGCATAGAATTTCCCCGCATAGAACATGTCGTTTcatgtattaaaaaaatttcctttCGAACTCTTAACAAAAGAACCAAGCTAATCTTACTGCAGCGCAACAGTCTTTAGTCCCAGAGCTGATGCGTACAGTGGTTATGCAAGAACATCGAGAATTCGAGAACATCGAGAATTCGTACAGTGGTTATGCATTCGTCGAACCTCGTTTCACAGTGAGCTGAGAAGATTAGCATAATAAAGTTCAGCATCGAGCTTACGAAGAAAATTAATATACAAATCGGCTGCCTCGCTAATATAAGCAGCCGAGATTGATCGTGGATCGAACAAACAAGGAACCTAAGTTGCTAATAAAGTGACAGAAGTTAGGACTTCCGTTGAATTTCTACGCAGGCACAGAAATGATCCCAAAGGGGGAAACTACAACAAATTCGCCAGAAAAATGGATTACCTACCTTGTATTCATCCACTAATCTAGATTTTACCAGGTATTCAAGTCTCCCTTGAGCTTAACCATTAGGACCTATACATGTCTCAAAATAACTGGGCAGAATTAAATTTCAACCAAAATAACTCCGCAGGTAGCCGACAAGAAAAAGAACAGAACCCTCAGCCATTACAATTATACAACACTGTGCCAAGAAACTGTCATTCTAAAGATCAACAGTacataaacatatcaaacaAAATTTTAATGCTGGATTATCATGAAGCAAATAATATGCCCCATCACATTAAACAACCAAATAAAATTACATgatattgataaaataaaaaattgatccCTCCTCCCATAACAATCTGCTACCTAAAGATCATCCTCCATCCTCAAATACTCCCCAATATCGGCATGCCTATGCACCACAATCCCATTAGGATCCATCTTCCGGCAATCCACCGTGCTCTTCGCCGCATCACCAAATCCCAACGGCACATCCGCCATGGAGAACACCACCACCCCATCGTTCACCTGAATATTCTCCGTAATCCTCCCCACCCCGCCTTTCAACACACTGTTCCCATAGAGAAAACTCATCTCAGAAGTGGGTTTCAACCAAACCTTGTGCTTTGCATTCGCAGCCAAAAGATTCAAGCTTTGGACCGTGAGATGAAATTTCCCCGCTTTGGTGAATTTACCGATCTGGGTTCCAAGGGAGATCAACTTTTCACGCTTGATATTGGTGGCACGCCTGACCAGAGATTCGGAAACGTAGTACACGCGGGCTTTTTGGAGGCGGAAGCAGTAGCGGCCGGGGATTGAGTCCGGTCCTTCGTGCGATTGATTGTCTAAAACGATGTTTTTGAGGTTTCCGCCGACGAATTTGTGGAGTTTGTTGAAGACTTGGGTGGTTTCCTTCTCGTCCAGTGGCCTCATCGTGCTCTGCTTCTTGTGACTGGTGCTGGCATTGAATTTGGTGGAGGGTTTTAGGAAGGGACTAGGGCTCGGATTGAAGTGAGCCATAATCTGACAAATGGGCTAGTGGGCCTTGGATCAAAATCAAATTGGGCCTATTTCCCGaccatattttcttaattctAAATATGTGCATCTTAACTTTATTACATgaattattgttgttgttttgTGATACATtgttgatattttttatatgttctTTCAAATGTCAAAATATCACATACAAAGTTTTTGTTAAAAAGCTTCAATCAAAGTGCTTGTATTATTTCAActtacatatattttatatagttAACGAAATATTTAATCGATTTTTagaatgattattttgagttCTTTCCCTTTACTATAAAACCAAACTCAATTTAATTTCTCAGAGCTCGGTTCATTTTTTACATTTTAATAACGAACTATCATAACTCaagtttcaagaatttttttaaaagattttatttgtCCTCTTCAAACTCTAATCTGATATCAACAAGTGATATCCGATTGATTTgttcttgaaataaaatttaaactgatttttatatttaaactgatttttatatttaaaattagaattttcatatatattttttaaacatatatatgcaTAGTTAAGAAGTTTTCGCATCTTGCAGCAACTTCGGGAAAACTGATATAATTCCTTGCTCGATTGATCAAATTATGAACTGCTTTTGTGTTGCAAACTAAACTCGTTGAGGATGACAGtggtataaaatttgcagcTTGGTCGTGCTAGAGGAAAAATAGTTTATTGCTGAAGTCAAACCACGTATTGTTGTGGCAGAAAACAACACAAGGACAAAGTCGGAGTTTCTGTTAAGAAGCTCGATAGTGTTGCACTCATCAATCGAATAGGAGAATATATTCAAATTTGAGTCATACATTAGCAAGAAAATTCAGTATATTCATTCtaaaattttcatattaatTTGCAAGAAGTACTCGAGTTTGTTGCTCAACGTGATGTTCTAAATTGTGCTAGCATGTTTAGCAATTCTCTTATATTTATGATTATGATCGGTGTTTAATAAAAGAATCTCTTAAATGTCTAATGAATATTTGAATTGGAAAATATATCTTCATTTTGTGTTGCTTGAAATTTTGAGTTAATATTGTTTATTATTAGTGAAACTTGTTTACTCAACTTTATATatctatgttttaaatgtattttaatgagaaatatattaagtgaaatcatttttatccaagttttgtcatCATAAAAAATGGAGAGATAGTTGGGTTTAGAAATACTAGCGATCTTGATGTTAATGATAACAAAGCTTGTTAtcgtgtttctaacatattttgCTCAAATGTGAGTTGCTAGCTCAAGTTGAAAGTTAAAACTCAAATTTAGTCAAGTCGAAAGTCTGGCGAGCTGTCATATTTCGATGATATCTTATAACTCGGTGATCTAAATGACTAGAGGGCAAAACAGTTAGAAATAAAACGTAATACTCTAGAAGTCATATTGTCAAGCAAGTccatgatccaaatgacaataaGGGTAAAAAGTTGTAAAGACCAACTCAATTATTTACAAGTCATATTTCAGATCGGTCGGGTTAGTTCGGACGTTATCTATGTTAATTGGAAGCTGCAAGATTGAGCTAGAAGACACAGATACAACAAAGAGTGGACTTAAAGCATTTCTGGCATTTTggccatatctctcagctcgattaACGTAATGGAACAATTAAACATGCATTAGAAATTTGCGACAATGATCGAAAATCATATTCCAAAGTCAAAGTTTAAATTGGAACTTAAGAATCTGATAAAACGCGATGAAATTGATGGTTCTGTAACATAGATAAAGCTGCCGATTAGACATGAGGAGTTATAATATTTTGAGCATATATCTCTCACACAAACTCGTAATTGAGTGATTCTTGATTATGTGAAAATCTAATAGAAAtggctaaaattttaatgttCACGACTTTGCCAAAAAATCAACAAATCAAGATATACAACCAATAGAAGAGACCAACTAAACTTGGATCAAGATCTACCTGCTCAAACTCCAGCCGCTCAAAATCCGACCAGACCGCTCCACAATTCCAGCCACCAAAATCCGACCGAGCCGCTCAGGAAGTGCGCTGCCAGCCCGATATTAAAAAGTGGTCAGCAAGTTAAATATAATCGTTTCAGTATCAGAAATAATACAAAACATTTCCAAGCGTTCATATTATtatgtctaacgtatatatcttTCTTGGAAGCCACAAATACAATACTTTAAAGATCAAATTATAAGATTTTGATGGAGATTAAAAGAATGAACAAATTATACAACAAAAATAAGCTAGAAAGAAAGAAAGCCCAAGAAAAAAgtctaaatatatatattagctTATTGAGAAATTTTCTCCTATTTGTGAGAATAAATTTGAGAAGCATACACTGTAATAGATTAAATCATCACACACACAATCATTCATACATATAAATAAGATTTGAGATTCAATTAATAGTTGAGTGatagtcttcacacaaagacgtaaaagaTCGTTTTTGTAGTCTCGACATAAGAGACGTTAAGCATTATACAGATTGTGAGGTTGCGGCCTAAAATCGAGagtgtgctaggagtttcaattaggcaaATGATAAGTCCTAGTTGAAATGGGTTTGACAAGGGTTGTTATAAattaaagtcttctagtggatccttcatAAGTGAAAGAAAGAGTGACGTAGAAGTTGTTAATttccgaacatctataaacaaatttttgtctttttactttattgcatttaattatatttttgtttcGAGATGCATTGTCTAAACATTTTATGTTTAtttcaaatacaaaaatattacatacaaaatgtttgataaaatgtttcaatcaaaccatttttattatttaaactgACATATATTTTACAAAATGTTTAAACGGTTTTTAAAAGAATTATTTTGAGCTTCTTTCTCTTGGTTATAAAAGCAAGCTCGATTTAATTTCTCTGTGTTCGgtttattttttaacatttcAAAAACGTGCTATAGCAACTCAAGTcggaataaattttttaaaagagtttattcacccactcccctctaaactctaatTTGATCCTAACAATAGTCTATAATCTATAGTCATGCATTGACATTGACTTGAGTTCCTGCATTGACAATTGCAATTGCACTTGCACTAGCACTAGCACATGCGCTTGCCCTTGAACTTACTAAATTAGTTGATCATTTTGTTGGACATTCCCGATCCATGGACATTTTGTGAGGTACATTAGATGATGGTGCACCATCTACATCTGGTGCAGTAGTTTATTGTGCATCATCCTGTTGATGAGGAACTGCATTTTTCTCCCTTGTTGATGGCCTTCTAATGGTTGTTTTGATGGTCTAGATGAGGCTATCTGTGTAATGTTCGGTCGTCCCTATCGCCTTATATTATAAACTGCATTTACATTCATAACAGTTTATGATTATGATACTATATATGTTATTTACATGGAATTTAAGTATTTCAAAGtatagtaggtctcttgtgagacggtctcacgaatttttatctgtgagacgggtcaaccctatcgatattcaaaataaaaagtaatactcttagcataaaagtaatactcttagcataaaaagtaatatttttcatagatgacctaaataagagatctgtctcacaaaatacgacccgtgagaccgtctcacacaagtttttgtcttcaaAGTATGAATATTTTGAGGACATCGATTATGGGCATGAAAAACAGTAAAATGAATTATGAATATATGTTGTATATGTAACACGAGTAATATGAAATGCaaacaaatatatgttgatatgatattGCTGATGTTGGGAAGCGGAATGATTGAAGAAATGGTGAGGGGTTTAGAGTTTGATTATGGATATGGAAATGAAATTGTGGAATGAAATGTTGAACTTGAGCCAAATAGGTGAGTAAAGTGCGGAAAATGACATGCAACATGCATCAATCGTTATGGTTTGTATCttattaattttgattttgatccAAATGAGATGAAAACTATTTCATTAGAAAATCAAgatataattttataatatttatgttTTGGGTTTGGTCCAAATCCAATAAGTAAAATAGCCAAATCAGTCAGAAGTGTGTCGTATGTATTGTCAGTTCCGCACTATTTTGATACAATTAACATACCTCTCTGGCCTGATATTTAAATTGAGTGATACTCATGTCTTCAATACATCGTGCTAACGACATTTCTAatcttaatattatttattttattatttaataattagtcAATTCGTATATTTTATTATGTTAGACCCATTCACATGGCTTAAATTTGAGCCAACAAAGTCGTTCGACactttaattttcaattaaaacaCGTCAATACCAAATGAATAACATTCTCGTTCGAgatgtataattttttatgacaaaaatttgtgtgaaacgatcgtattttatgagatatatatcttatttaggtcattcatgaaaaaatattattttttatgctaagagcattattttttatcgtgaatatcggtaaaattgatccgtctcacatataaaattcgtgagatcgtctaacaagacatctattttttttataaagtctttaatatcaaaaaatttcctcataaaatttaaataatttagttaaACAATTATTAAAAATCTTACTGGATCAACGAAAATTACAATAATACATTGATTCTGTCTGCATTACCATAAGACAAGacgaaacaaaataaaaaaaaaaaaagaaaaagaaaagaaatcgaaattttaatttaattcaatCAAAAATCAAATCCACCACCGCAATCAAAATCCGCCGCATCGGAAATCATATCTCCGACCAATAATCCACCAACTGCGCCACCCAGTAGTCCAGCCCCTAATCCAAGCCCAAACTTGTTCTTCTTTGGCTGTTGCTGCACCGGCTGCGGTGGGTATCCATAGCTCGGCTGCGGTGGATAAGCGTACCCCGGCTGTGGTGGATATGTGTACCCCGGCTGTGGTGGGTAAGCGTACCCTTGGTGTGGCGATGGCGGTGGTGGGTACCCATATCCAGATGGAGGGGGCGGAGGATAGACTCCGGGCGGCGGAGCACCGTTGGCTTGAGGGTATCCCGCTGGTGGTGGATAGTGTCCCCCAGCTTCCGACGACGACCCTGCTGAGTAGGTGGCCACCGGCAGTGGGTACACTCCCGAAGGCGGAGGTGGGTACAGCGCACTAGATCCAGCTGGGTAAGCCGTCACGGGCTCCCCGTCAACCTTCTCCGGAGGATGCGCCAGCACGTGCTCCGCCGCGTACGGCAGTGCTGCGGCAGTTTTATCGCTGAACTTATATGCAAAAGTGAGCTGACCTTTGGGCTTTCCGCTGGGTTTCCTCACCTGGTAGCTCAAGAACCGCTTCCCCTCGCCCTTC
This window of the Primulina tabacum isolate GXHZ01 chromosome 4, ASM2559414v2, whole genome shotgun sequence genome carries:
- the LOC142543355 gene encoding uncharacterized protein LOC142543355 yields the protein MRPLDEKETTQVFNKLHKFVGGNLKNIVLDNQSHEGPDSIPGRYCFRLQKARVYYVSESLVRRATNIKREKLISLGTQIGKFTKAGKFHLTVQSLNLLAANAKHKVWLKPTSEMSFLYGNSVLKGGVGRITENIQVNDGVVVFSMADVPLGFGDAAKSTVDCRKMDPNGIVVHRHADIGEYLRMEDDL
- the LOC142543356 gene encoding protein SRC2-like, which translates into the protein MESRTLEIELQYAKDLNKVNLITKMDVYVVVSISGGDKNSTQKTKSSVDHDGDNNPTWNFPMKFTVDEAALQQNRLTLDFMLVCERALGDKDIGEVNVPIKELLDSPSKGEGKRFLSYQVRKPSGKPKGQLTFAYKFSDKTAAALPYAAEHVLAHPPEKVDGEPVTAYPAGSSALYPPPPSGVYPLPVATYSAGSSSEAGGHYPPPAGYPQANGAPPPGVYPPPPPSGYGYPPPPSPHQGYAYPPQPGYTYPPQPGYAYPPQPSYGYPPQPVQQQPKKNKFGLGLGAGLLGGAVGGLLVGDMISDAADFDCGGGFDF